One genomic segment of Sphingorhabdus sp. M41 includes these proteins:
- a CDS encoding malonic semialdehyde reductase: protein MNSPLGQAALDQLFLEARTYNGYHDKPVSVEQLHAIWNLMKMGPTSANMLPARLIWCHSQQSRNRLADLSSEGNQDKIRKAPVAVIIGMDQDFHEYLPELFPHADAKSWFAGDPEARKVHAMRNSSLQGAYFILAARALGLDTGPMSGFDNDAVDKEFFVDQPSVKSNFISTLGYGDPATIFDRSPRPEFDKFNSLI, encoded by the coding sequence ATGAATTCTCCACTGGGTCAAGCAGCGCTGGATCAACTGTTTCTCGAAGCACGCACCTATAATGGCTATCATGACAAGCCCGTATCCGTGGAGCAACTTCACGCGATCTGGAACCTGATGAAAATGGGTCCAACCAGTGCCAATATGCTGCCTGCCCGTCTGATCTGGTGCCACAGTCAGCAATCGCGCAACCGGCTTGCCGACCTGTCCTCCGAAGGCAATCAGGATAAGATCCGCAAGGCACCCGTGGCTGTCATCATCGGCATGGATCAGGATTTTCACGAATATTTGCCCGAGCTATTTCCGCATGCCGACGCGAAAAGCTGGTTCGCGGGCGATCCCGAAGCCCGCAAAGTGCATGCGATGCGCAACAGCTCGCTGCAGGGTGCCTATTTCATTTTGGCAGCCCGCGCCCTTGGACTCGACACAGGCCCGATGTCCGGTTTTGACAATGACGCAGTCGACAAGGAATTTTTCGTCGACCAGCCCAGTGTCAAATCGAATTTCATCTCAACATTGGGTTATGGCGATCCGGCGACCATTTTTGACCGCAGCCCGCGCCCTGAATTCGACAAATTCAACAGCCTGATCTGA
- a CDS encoding peroxiredoxin family protein codes for MKQAALFLSSLTVVGLAACSEPASVTGPESSEKLESKQETVVAPITAAESIDAGLAIGDQVPLTASLLTNGGETTLGRVLETGPALIVFTRSVEWCPYCQTQLKSINAIVSDLKDRGYNLYGLSYDSPDQQDRFSKNQMLKYDMLSDQPSAVIDAFGLRDPQYTEGRAAGVPYASVFLIDKDGRIIAKTVSGDYKKRPTNEQILALVDSI; via the coding sequence ATGAAACAAGCCGCTTTATTTCTGTCTTCGCTTACAGTGGTCGGATTGGCGGCTTGCTCCGAACCAGCTTCCGTTACCGGGCCTGAAAGCAGCGAAAAGCTGGAAAGCAAGCAAGAAACGGTCGTTGCACCGATCACAGCTGCAGAAAGCATCGATGCGGGGCTGGCAATTGGCGACCAGGTTCCATTGACCGCCAGTTTGCTGACCAATGGGGGTGAAACCACATTGGGTCGGGTACTGGAGACCGGCCCTGCCCTGATCGTATTTACCCGTTCGGTTGAATGGTGCCCCTATTGTCAGACGCAATTGAAATCGATCAATGCGATTGTCAGCGATTTGAAGGACCGCGGATATAATCTCTATGGCCTCAGCTATGACAGTCCTGACCAGCAAGACCGTTTCTCCAAAAACCAGATGTTGAAATATGACATGCTATCCGATCAGCCTTCCGCGGTCATCGATGCCTTTGGATTACGCGATCCGCAATATACCGAAGGGCGCGCCGCTGGCGTCCCTTATGCTTCAGTCTTCCTGATCGACAAGGACGGCAGGATTATCGCGAAAACCGTATCTGGCGACTATAAGAAGCGGCCCACCAACGAACAGATATTGGCGCTGGTCGACTCGATCTAG
- a CDS encoding NifU family protein yields MLIETEKTPNPSTLKFLMGQSVMTDGTRDFASPEDAEISPLAEALFTLGDVTGVFFGSDFISVTCGPGADWSDQKPQVLSILLDHFSAGLPLFKPGSAGEITVPPEEQVHDDPEDADIVAQIKELIETRVRPAVANDGGDIIYRGFNKGTVFLKMQGACAGCPSSTATLKHGIESLLKHYVPEVTEVRAA; encoded by the coding sequence ATGTTGATTGAAACCGAAAAAACACCAAATCCCTCGACCCTCAAATTCCTGATGGGACAGTCGGTCATGACCGATGGCACCCGCGATTTTGCATCGCCGGAAGATGCCGAGATATCTCCACTCGCTGAAGCCCTGTTCACGCTCGGCGACGTCACCGGCGTTTTCTTTGGTTCGGATTTCATCTCGGTAACTTGCGGTCCGGGTGCCGACTGGAGTGATCAGAAGCCTCAGGTGCTCAGCATCTTGCTCGATCATTTCTCTGCCGGGCTGCCTCTGTTCAAACCAGGTAGTGCAGGCGAAATCACGGTGCCGCCCGAGGAACAAGTGCACGACGATCCGGAAGATGCCGATATCGTGGCTCAGATCAAGGAATTGATCGAAACCCGTGTTCGCCCGGCAGTTGCCAATGATGGCGGCGATATCATCTATCGCGGCTTCAACAAGGGTACGGTTTTTCTGAAAATGCAGGGAGCCTGCGCCGGATGCCCATCGTCCACAGCGACGCTCAAACATGGTATCGAGTCCTTGCTGAAACATTATGTGCCTGAGGTCACTGAAGTCCGGGCCGCTTGA
- a CDS encoding MucR family transcriptional regulator — MTEEEIALNETLITLTSDIVAAHVSNNSVAVSDLPLIISSVHGALAGLSGKAAEQARPDPAVPIKASIKPDYVVCLEDGKKLKMLKRHLMTHYGMTPEDYRAKWGLPNDYPMVAPNYAEKRRQLAKAIGLGKKKGQKK, encoded by the coding sequence ATGACTGAGGAAGAAATTGCTCTGAATGAGACGTTAATTACGCTCACTTCTGACATTGTTGCTGCACATGTCAGCAACAACAGCGTCGCGGTATCAGATTTACCGCTCATCATTAGCAGTGTTCATGGAGCACTTGCTGGCCTGTCGGGCAAGGCGGCTGAACAGGCGCGCCCTGATCCTGCCGTTCCGATTAAAGCATCAATCAAGCCGGATTATGTCGTCTGTCTGGAAGATGGCAAAAAGCTGAAGATGCTGAAGCGCCACCTGATGACGCATTACGGTATGACGCCGGAAGATTATCGCGCAAAATGGGGCCTGCCAAACGATTATCCGATGGTCGCGCCTAACTATGCTGAAAAGCGTCGCCAACTTGCCAAGGCGATCGGTCTCG
- the tsaB gene encoding tRNA (adenosine(37)-N6)-threonylcarbamoyltransferase complex dimerization subunit type 1 TsaB: protein MGERLLAIDTATIACSVALFEDGVLIASDYAEIGRGHAEKLIPTVARLPDRGKADRILVNCGPGSFTGVRIGISAAKALALAWGADIQGYNCLALVAAQARDQVDVPGPLSVAMLAGHGEYFLQSFAASGTAFGPFSALTPEQAASQVKGHIIAGSAAAELAAMAGGDIHFPILPNAAHVSLLADDMKKLPAKPIYGRKPDAQPATTA from the coding sequence ATGGGCGAGCGCCTTCTCGCGATCGACACGGCGACGATCGCATGTTCCGTAGCTTTATTCGAAGATGGTGTCCTGATTGCTTCGGACTATGCCGAAATTGGTCGCGGGCATGCGGAAAAGCTGATTCCCACCGTTGCGCGGCTCCCCGACCGGGGCAAAGCCGACAGGATATTGGTCAATTGCGGGCCGGGAAGCTTCACCGGTGTACGCATTGGCATTTCAGCGGCCAAGGCATTGGCCTTGGCCTGGGGGGCAGATATTCAAGGTTATAACTGTCTCGCGCTGGTTGCAGCGCAAGCCAGGGACCAAGTGGATGTCCCAGGCCCGCTATCCGTTGCCATGCTTGCCGGCCATGGTGAATATTTTCTGCAAAGTTTTGCTGCCAGCGGCACCGCCTTCGGTCCGTTTTCCGCTCTCACGCCCGAACAGGCTGCAAGCCAAGTCAAAGGCCACATCATCGCCGGATCCGCCGCCGCAGAGCTGGCTGCGATGGCCGGAGGCGATATTCATTTTCCCATATTGCCAAATGCCGCCCATGTCTCTTTACTGGCTGACGACATGAAGAAACTTCCTGCCAAACCCATTTATGGACGCAAACCAGACGCCCAGCCAGCGACGACAGCCTAA
- the hslU gene encoding ATP-dependent protease ATPase subunit HslU, whose translation MQANLTPKAIVKALDEHIIGQQEAKRAVAVALRNRWRRQRLPAELREEVTPKNILMIGPTGCGKTEISRRLAKLADAPFIKVEATKFTEVGYVGRDVEQIARDLAEEAVRLERERRRLAVHEAAAEAAMKRLLDVLCGESASEATRESFRQRVVDNHMNDTEIEIEVEDTPNTPMDIPGMNGQVGMINLSDMMGKAFSQARMKRRKMRVADAWDKLVEEESDKRLDDEDISRAAITDAESNGIVFLDEIDKIAVSDVRGGSVSREGVQRDLLPLIEGTTVATKYGPMKTDHILFIASGAFSISKPSDMLPELQGRLPIRVELRALTEADFVRILTETRANLPEQYIALLGTEDVKINITDGAINKLAEIAANVNETVENIGARRLQTVMEKLLEEISFTAEDRTGEEISIDTAYVEKQLSDIAKDTDLSKYVL comes from the coding sequence ATGCAGGCGAACCTGACCCCCAAAGCCATCGTCAAGGCGCTGGACGAACATATTATCGGCCAGCAAGAGGCCAAGCGAGCGGTAGCCGTTGCGCTGCGCAATCGCTGGCGCCGTCAGCGGCTTCCGGCTGAACTGCGTGAAGAGGTCACGCCGAAAAACATATTGATGATCGGACCCACGGGTTGCGGCAAGACCGAAATCTCCCGGCGCCTGGCGAAACTTGCTGACGCTCCCTTTATCAAGGTGGAAGCCACAAAATTCACTGAAGTCGGCTATGTTGGCCGCGATGTTGAACAGATTGCTCGCGATCTCGCGGAAGAGGCGGTCCGTCTGGAGCGCGAACGCCGGAGACTAGCGGTGCATGAAGCGGCGGCGGAAGCCGCCATGAAACGATTGCTGGATGTCCTCTGCGGAGAAAGTGCGAGCGAAGCCACAAGAGAAAGTTTTCGCCAGCGGGTTGTCGACAATCATATGAACGACACCGAGATCGAGATTGAAGTCGAAGACACGCCCAATACGCCAATGGATATACCCGGAATGAACGGCCAGGTGGGCATGATCAATCTGTCGGACATGATGGGCAAGGCGTTCAGTCAAGCAAGGATGAAGCGCCGCAAGATGCGGGTAGCGGATGCTTGGGACAAGCTGGTCGAGGAAGAATCCGACAAGCGTTTGGATGACGAGGATATTTCGCGCGCCGCGATTACCGATGCCGAGTCAAACGGCATCGTGTTTCTTGATGAAATCGACAAGATCGCGGTGAGCGATGTTCGCGGCGGTTCGGTCAGTCGTGAGGGCGTCCAGCGTGACCTGCTTCCATTGATCGAAGGTACGACGGTTGCAACCAAATATGGCCCGATGAAAACCGATCATATCCTGTTCATCGCATCCGGTGCTTTTTCGATATCGAAACCCAGCGACATGCTCCCCGAATTACAGGGCCGCTTGCCAATCCGGGTGGAATTGCGGGCGCTGACCGAAGCCGACTTCGTTCGGATATTGACCGAGACCAGAGCCAATTTGCCAGAACAGTATATAGCATTGCTCGGAACTGAAGACGTCAAGATCAATATCACCGACGGCGCGATCAACAAGCTCGCCGAGATTGCGGCGAATGTGAACGAGACGGTCGAAAATATCGGGGCGCGGCGGCTTCAGACTGTCATGGAAAAACTTCTCGAAGAGATAAGCTTCACGGCGGAAGACCGTACTGGCGAGGAAATCAGCATCGACACGGCCTATGTAGAAAAGCAGCTCTCCGATATCGCCAAAGATACCGACCTGTCCAAATATGTATTGTGA
- the rimI gene encoding ribosomal protein S18-alanine N-acetyltransferase produces the protein MTDLDAVMRVMEHAFPKTYGEGWNNHQCRSMLCMPSAKLLIAQRLDVICGFVISRQAADEEELLMIAVSPDYQGQGVGYLLLEHMLQAARVQHVSAVFLEMRADNPAEKLYTKFGFHKIGLRKAYYTGPNMEKFDAITYKTNLNA, from the coding sequence TTGACCGATCTGGACGCGGTGATGCGGGTAATGGAACATGCCTTCCCCAAGACTTATGGCGAGGGATGGAATAATCATCAGTGCCGATCGATGCTATGCATGCCAAGTGCGAAGCTGTTAATTGCACAGCGGCTCGATGTTATCTGCGGCTTTGTGATCAGCCGTCAGGCAGCCGATGAGGAAGAACTGTTGATGATAGCAGTATCTCCCGATTATCAAGGCCAGGGTGTGGGATATCTGCTGCTTGAGCACATGTTGCAGGCCGCGCGTGTGCAACATGTTTCCGCGGTTTTTCTCGAAATGAGAGCCGATAATCCAGCGGAAAAACTCTATACCAAATTTGGTTTTCATAAAATTGGATTGCGCAAGGCCTATTATACCGGCCCGAACATGGAGAAGTTCGATGCAATTACTTATAAGACTAACTTAAATGCTTAA
- a CDS encoding M16 family metallopeptidase — protein MKLTSSRLASYLALLLLAFSLLAMPGIGQAQETNSDDILPWLYKNSDVPVDKSWTFGELDNGMRYAVKHNGVPPGQVSIRLRIDVGSLMETEQEQGFAHFMEHLTFRGSTHVPDGEAKRVWQRLGATFGSDSNAETTPTQTVYKLDLPNASKASLDESLKILSGMVSSPGLSIKAVNAERPVVLAELRERAGPQTMVQNATRELFFAGQRMANRAPIGTPETLGAATPQMMQLFHQRWYRPEQAVIVIAGDGDPALFEQLLNKHFSQWQGKGEAGTVPDFGKPKDISDISKVVVEPTLPRFISMAIERPWEQVEDTIVYNQQILIDLLALQLINRRLEARARAGGSYLQASVGQDDVSRSIDGTFVSIIPLGEDWEAALNDVRAVIADATTIAPSEPDIAREIAEFDAALVIGVESYQTEAARKQADDIINAVDIRETVATPQVALDVFRAMRDLYTPERLLDSTRKLFSGVSTRALLTSPNDVEDGEVRLAQALRRSVDAASNVRVTQSDIGFESLNKIGKKGAVKSSRKIEHFGVEQLELANGVRVLMFPNTAERNKIMVNVRFGKGYSGLSSQQESLAWSGSMALMASGVGDLGQEELDKITTGRRIGLTFGIDNDAFEISADTRPSDLEDQLHLIAAKLAYPRWDPAPVIRSKAASLIGYDSFSASPQAVLGRDLDWLVHDKDPRWKTPDKEDFAGLTAESFREFWKPILASGPVELMLFGDFDRDQAVEAVLKTFGALKRREPQVVPTNAKSPRFPDPQAGPEILVHKGDQERAAAMVAWPTGGGLDNVRESRKLEVLTSIFNDRLFEILRSQQGASYSPQVMNSWPVEFESGGYIGAQSQLTPGSIDRFYNVVDLIARDLREKPVSADELQRVVEPLRQLIARASSGNSFWMSQMEGATFNPQKFVALQSLLSDYTVITPEEVQALAVKYLDDGKKWKLVVLPEGNGMAANDNDSVVPPSKAAASN, from the coding sequence ATGAAATTAACATCCTCCCGTCTAGCATCGTATCTCGCGCTTCTCTTGCTGGCGTTCAGTCTGCTGGCGATGCCGGGCATTGGACAAGCACAAGAAACGAACAGCGATGACATATTGCCGTGGCTGTATAAAAACAGCGACGTCCCGGTCGACAAGAGCTGGACATTTGGCGAGCTGGACAACGGAATGCGCTATGCCGTCAAGCATAATGGCGTACCGCCGGGGCAGGTGTCGATCCGGCTGCGGATTGACGTCGGCTCGCTGATGGAAACCGAGCAGGAACAGGGATTTGCCCATTTCATGGAGCATCTGACGTTTCGCGGGTCGACCCACGTACCCGATGGTGAAGCAAAGCGCGTCTGGCAGAGGCTGGGCGCTACGTTCGGCAGCGACAGCAATGCCGAAACTACCCCGACCCAAACCGTTTATAAACTGGACCTGCCAAATGCCAGCAAGGCCAGCCTCGACGAAAGTCTGAAAATATTGTCGGGAATGGTGAGTTCACCGGGGCTGAGTATCAAGGCGGTCAATGCAGAGCGCCCCGTGGTTCTGGCGGAACTGCGCGAGCGTGCCGGCCCTCAGACCATGGTGCAAAATGCGACCCGGGAACTATTTTTCGCCGGGCAACGCATGGCGAACCGCGCGCCGATCGGAACGCCTGAGACATTGGGCGCTGCTACACCACAGATGATGCAGCTTTTCCATCAGCGCTGGTACCGTCCGGAACAAGCGGTGATCGTCATCGCTGGCGATGGTGACCCAGCATTGTTCGAGCAGTTGTTGAACAAACATTTTTCGCAATGGCAGGGCAAGGGAGAGGCCGGTACGGTTCCGGACTTCGGGAAGCCGAAAGATATATCCGATATCAGCAAGGTCGTTGTCGAACCGACTTTGCCGCGGTTCATCTCGATGGCTATTGAACGGCCCTGGGAACAGGTCGAGGATACTATCGTATATAATCAGCAGATATTGATCGACCTGCTGGCGCTGCAGCTCATCAACCGCCGTCTGGAAGCGCGGGCGAGGGCTGGTGGCAGTTATTTGCAGGCAAGCGTAGGGCAGGATGATGTCAGCCGATCAATTGACGGGACCTTTGTCAGCATTATTCCGCTGGGCGAGGACTGGGAGGCAGCGCTCAACGATGTCCGTGCCGTCATCGCCGATGCAACAACCATAGCGCCTTCCGAACCCGATATTGCCCGCGAGATTGCGGAGTTTGACGCCGCGCTGGTCATTGGAGTTGAAAGCTACCAGACAGAAGCTGCGCGGAAACAGGCCGATGATATAATCAATGCCGTCGACATTCGTGAAACCGTTGCAACGCCGCAGGTGGCGCTCGATGTTTTTCGCGCGATGCGGGATCTTTACACGCCAGAGAGGCTGCTCGATTCGACGCGCAAGCTATTTTCTGGTGTTTCCACCCGCGCCTTGCTGACGTCACCCAATGATGTTGAGGACGGTGAAGTCAGGCTGGCACAGGCGTTGCGACGGTCCGTCGACGCGGCGAGCAATGTTCGTGTTACCCAATCCGATATCGGGTTTGAATCGTTGAACAAAATTGGGAAAAAGGGCGCGGTCAAATCGTCCCGGAAAATTGAACACTTCGGCGTAGAGCAGCTGGAGCTTGCCAATGGCGTCAGGGTGTTGATGTTCCCGAACACCGCCGAGCGCAACAAGATCATGGTCAATGTCCGCTTCGGCAAAGGCTATAGCGGCCTTTCTTCTCAACAGGAATCGCTTGCATGGTCTGGCTCTATGGCGCTGATGGCCAGCGGCGTGGGCGATCTCGGGCAGGAAGAACTGGACAAGATTACTACCGGTCGCCGGATTGGTTTGACTTTTGGTATCGACAATGACGCATTCGAGATCAGTGCCGATACCCGGCCCTCCGACCTCGAAGACCAGCTGCATCTGATAGCGGCGAAACTGGCATATCCGCGTTGGGATCCAGCCCCCGTGATCCGCAGCAAGGCAGCTTCCCTGATCGGCTATGACAGTTTCTCCGCATCACCACAGGCAGTGCTCGGGCGTGATCTGGACTGGCTTGTCCATGATAAGGATCCACGCTGGAAGACACCGGACAAAGAAGATTTTGCAGGGTTGACCGCAGAAAGTTTTCGAGAATTCTGGAAACCGATCCTTGCAAGCGGGCCGGTCGAGCTGATGCTGTTTGGTGATTTTGATCGCGACCAGGCGGTGGAGGCCGTTCTCAAAACATTTGGCGCGTTGAAACGGCGTGAGCCACAGGTGGTGCCAACCAATGCCAAATCCCCCCGTTTTCCAGACCCTCAGGCGGGGCCCGAAATTCTCGTTCACAAAGGTGATCAGGAGCGCGCCGCCGCGATGGTGGCCTGGCCGACCGGCGGCGGGCTGGATAATGTTCGGGAAAGCCGCAAGCTGGAAGTGCTGACTTCCATTTTCAACGACCGGCTGTTCGAAATCCTCCGGTCCCAACAGGGCGCAAGCTATAGTCCTCAGGTTATGAACAGCTGGCCGGTAGAATTTGAATCCGGTGGTTATATTGGCGCGCAGAGTCAGCTAACTCCGGGCAGCATCGACCGGTTTTACAATGTAGTGGATTTGATCGCCAGGGACCTGAGGGAAAAACCGGTAAGCGCAGATGAGCTTCAGCGAGTGGTAGAACCCCTGCGCCAGCTTATCGCCCGGGCCAGCAGCGGCAATAGTTTCTGGATGAGTCAGATGGAAGGAGCGACCTTCAATCCGCAGAAATTTGTCGCGCTGCAAAGCCTGCTCAGTGATTATACCGTCATTACCCCGGAAGAGGTCCAGGCACTGGCCGTCAAATATCTGGATGATGGCAAGAAATGGAAACTGGTCGTGCTGCCCGAAGGCAATGGCATGGCGGCGAATGATAATGATTCGGTGGTGCCACCGTCAAAAGCCGCGGCCAGCAACTAG